Proteins encoded together in one Oncorhynchus mykiss isolate Arlee chromosome 7, USDA_OmykA_1.1, whole genome shotgun sequence window:
- the LOC110527440 gene encoding SLIT and NTRK-like protein 5 has translation MHIWILKIILLIAASLSLVEMYDNYGEICRNLCTCEEKEGILTVSCENRGIIRLTEISPVHFSMYHLLLTGNLLKKLSLNDFINYTGATILHLGNNAIDEVETGAFNGLQGLKRLHLNNNKIDVLRDDTFVGLESLEYLQIDYNYITNIEPNALSKLHQLTVLILNDNLLSALPTNIFRNVPLTHLDLRGNRLKMFPYIGLLEHMDKVVELQLEENPWNCSCELIALKAWLESISYTALVGEVVCETPFRLHGRDLDEVSKQELCPRRAISEYEMRPPPPLSTNGYFQTTPASVTASATSSNAFKASSRPTKGTRQSNRTRSKPTSRIPANPYNYGPIIAYQTKSPVPLDCPTTCTCNLQIADLGLNVNCQERKIENISDLKPKPYNPKKMYLTGNYIPVVRRSDFLEATGLDLLHLGNNRISLIQDRAFGDLTNLRRLYLNGNLIDRLTAEMFFGLQSLQYLYLEYNKIREIVGGTFRFVPNLQLLFLNNNLLKTLPAGIFTGLSLSRLNLRSNHFQNLPVSGVLDQLKLLLQIDLIENPWDCSCDVVGMKIWLEQLSAGTVVNEVKCETPKRHSGIDMRSIQSEQLCPDYSDVVVSTAPPSDEPLPDRATTTETYQRSNPTSSVVPLSVLILSLLLVFIMSVFVAAGLFVVVVKKRKKSQSDRTSTNNSDVSSFNLQYSLYSNNRTVPKVKAPAGHVYEYIPHPMGHMCKNPIYRSREGNTVEDYRDLHELKVTYRSDVDEERNSNMRSPTYSVSTIEPREDPSPAENAEHFFRGIIEADNQSPSGNSLEYKYTGPVSYTYNPNFDVRRQFLHPERIRETVLYGTAPSTVYVEPNRNEYLELKAKLQVEPDYLEVLEKQTTFSQF, from the coding sequence TCAACGACTTCATCAACTACACTGGGGCGACCATATTGCATTTAGGCAACAATGCTATCGATGAAGTGGAAACGGGTGCTTTCAACGGACTCCAGGGATTAAAGAGATTGCACTTGAACAACAACAAGATAGACGTCCTAAGGGATGATACGTTTGTCGGCCTGGAGAGTTTGGAATACCTTCAGATTGATTACAATTACATCACCAATATAGAGCCTAATGCCCTGAGTAAACTGCATCAGCTCACAGTTCTCATTTTGAATGACAATTTGCTCTCTGCTCTGCCTACAAACATTTTCCGGAATGTTCCCTTGACACATCTGGACCTCAGGGGCAACCGGTTGAAAATGTTTCCTTACATTGGGCTCCTGGAGCACATGGACAAAGTGGTGGAATTACAACTTGAGGAGAACCCGTGGAATTGCTCGTGTGAGCTCATTGCCCTGAAAGCTTGGCTGGAGAGCATATCGTACACAGCTTTGGTGGGGGAGGTGGTCTGTGAGACACCGTTCAGACTGCATGGCAGAGACCTGGACGAGGTCTCCAAACAGGAGCTGTGCCCCCGACGAGCAATTTCTGAATATGAAATGCGACCCCCTCCCCCACTCAGCACCAATGGATATTTCCAAACCACGCCAGCTTCGGTGACGGCCTCAGCCACCTCGTCAAATGCTTTCAAGGCATCGTCAAGGCCTACCAAGGGCACCCGTCAATCAAACCGAACCAGGTCAAAGCCCACCTCCCGGATTCCAGCTAACCCTTACAACTATGGCCCCATCATTGCTTATCAGACCAAATCTCCTGTGCCTTTGGACTGTCCCACCACCTGTACATGTAATCTGCAGATTGCTGATCTTGGACTAAACGTCAACTGCCaagagagaaagattgagaaCATATCTGACCTGAAGCCCAAGCCATACAATCCCAAAAAAATGTATCTCACAGGGAATTACATTCCTGTGGTACGCAGATCTGATTTCTTGGAGGCTACCGGATTGGATTTGCTTCACCTAGGAAACAATAGGATATCCCTCATCCAAGACAGAGCTTTTGGGGATTTAACCAACCTGCGTAGGCTGTATTTAAATGGTAATCTAATCGACAGGCTTACAGCAGAGATGTTTTTTGGCCTGCAGAGTTTGCAGTATCTCTACTTAGAATACAACAAAATCCGTGAGATTGTAGGGGGCACGTTCCGGTTTGTGCCAAACCTTCAGCTGCTTTTCCTCAACAATAACCTTCTGAAAACCTTACCAGCGGGAATCTTTACTGGGCTGTCCCTCTCTAGACTTAATCTCCGCAGTAACCACTTCCAAAACCTGCCTGTGAGCGGTGTGTTAGATCAGTTAAAATTGCTGTTGCAGATAGATCTGATTGAGAACCCATGGGATTGCTCGTGTGACGTCGTCGGCATGAAGATATGGCTCGAGCAGCTCAGTGCCGGCACCGTTGTTAATGAGGTTAAATGTGAGACACCCAAACGTCACAGCGGGATTGATATGCGTTCCATTCAGTCTGAACAGCTGTGTCCAGATTACTCTGACGTAGTCGTCTCAACAGCGCCCCCCTCTGATGAGCCTCTGCCGGACAGAGCCACCACCACAGAGACCTACCAGAGATCTAACCCCACTAGCAGCgtcgtccctctctctgtcctcatcctCAGCCTGCTGCTCGTGTTCATCATGTCCGTCTTTGTGGCGGCGGGGCTGTTTGTTGTCGTGGTGAAAAAGCGTAAAAAGTCCCAGAGCGACCGCACCAGCACCAACAACTCTGACGTGAGCTCGTTTAACTTGCAGTACAGCCTTTACAGTAATAACCGAACCGTCCCCAAAGTCAAAGCCCCCGCCGGACACGTGTATGAGTACATCCCTCACCCTATGGGCCACATGTGCAAAAATCCCATTTACAGGTCCAGGGAAGGCAACACAGTCGAGGATTACCGCGACCTCCATGAATTGAAGGTGACTTATAGGAGCGATGTGGATGAGGAGAGGAACAGCAACATGAGAAGTCCCACTTATAGCGTGAGCACTATTGAGCCTCGCGAGGACCCCTCCCCTGCAGAAAATGCCGAGCACTTCTTCAGGGGCATCATAGAGGCGGACAACCAATCCCCCTCCGGTAACAGTCTAGAATACAAGTACACTGGCCCTGTCTCGTACACGTACAACCCAAACTTTGATGTTAGACGCCAGTTCTTACACCCAGAGAGGATACGAGAAACAGTGCTTTATGGCACAGCGCCGAGTACTGTTTACGTGGAGCCCAACAGAAATGAATATTTGGAACTAAAAGCGAAACTTCAAGTCGAGCCGGACTACCTCGAAGTTCTTGAGAAACAGACCACTTTCAGTCAGTTTTGA